A single region of the Gemmatimonadaceae bacterium genome encodes:
- a CDS encoding ATP-grasp domain-containing protein, protein MNVMMIAPGYPDEMPFFVRGLAMEGAAVIGIGDQSEHEVPPMTKRHLAAYVRVDSLQDEDGVVKTAMQWAAGRKIDRVICLWEPGVLLAARLREELGTGGMTVEECLPFRNKDLMKEKVAAAGIRTPKHRSAKSAQGVRAAVKKIGYPVIIKPIDGAGSMDTYRVNNAADLKAAIAKMGHIGEVNVEEFIDGEEYTYDTICIDGKIVYSNIGYYRPRPLIARSEEWISPQTLCLRETDAPNLAEGNEMGRAVLEALKFKTGFTHMEWYRKSDGEVVFGEIAARPAGARTVDLMNFVSDIDLFRGYAEAEVHGRFTATGERKYNTVNVFKRAQGTGRIQHIEGLEQLRARYGRHIVHVDLLPIGAPRRNWVQTLISDGYVCVRHPDLQATMDIADAVATDLNLYAG, encoded by the coding sequence ATGAATGTGATGATGATCGCGCCCGGCTATCCGGATGAGATGCCATTTTTCGTTCGCGGGCTCGCGATGGAGGGCGCCGCGGTGATCGGCATTGGCGATCAGAGCGAACACGAGGTGCCGCCGATGACGAAACGGCATCTTGCTGCCTACGTGCGCGTGGACAGTCTTCAGGACGAAGATGGCGTCGTCAAAACCGCAATGCAGTGGGCAGCCGGCAGGAAAATCGACAGGGTGATTTGTCTCTGGGAGCCGGGTGTTCTGCTCGCCGCCCGCCTCCGTGAGGAGCTGGGCACCGGCGGCATGACGGTCGAGGAATGTCTCCCCTTCCGCAACAAGGACCTCATGAAGGAAAAGGTCGCGGCCGCGGGAATCCGTACACCGAAGCACAGGTCTGCAAAAAGTGCTCAAGGCGTGCGCGCTGCAGTGAAAAAAATCGGCTATCCGGTCATCATCAAGCCCATCGACGGCGCCGGCTCGATGGATACTTACCGCGTGAATAACGCCGCCGACCTGAAGGCCGCGATCGCGAAGATGGGACACATCGGAGAGGTGAACGTCGAAGAGTTCATAGACGGCGAAGAATACACCTACGACACGATCTGCATCGACGGAAAAATCGTCTACTCGAATATTGGCTACTATCGGCCGCGGCCGCTCATCGCACGGAGTGAGGAATGGATCAGCCCGCAGACTCTCTGCCTTCGCGAGACGGATGCACCGAATCTCGCCGAGGGAAACGAGATGGGGCGCGCAGTACTCGAAGCGCTGAAATTCAAGACCGGCTTCACGCACATGGAGTGGTACAGGAAGTCTGACGGAGAAGTAGTGTTCGGGGAAATCGCGGCTCGCCCGGCCGGCGCCCGTACGGTCGACCTGATGAACTTCGTTTCGGACATCGATCTCTTCCGCGGTTACGCGGAGGCGGAGGTGCATGGCCGCTTCACTGCCACCGGCGAGCGAAAATACAACACCGTGAATGTCTTCAAGCGGGCGCAGGGTACGGGTCGTATTCAGCACATTGAAGGTCTCGAGCAGCTTCGGGCGCGTTATGGACGGCACATCGTGCATGTCGACCTGCTGCCAATTGGCGCGCCCCGCCGTAACTGGGTGCAGACGCTCATTTCCGACGGATATGTCTGTGTACGGCACCCCGACCTTCAGGCAACGATGGACATTGCCGATGCCGTCGCTACCGATCTGAACCTATACGCCGGCTGA